In Thiospirochaeta perfilievii, a single window of DNA contains:
- a CDS encoding D-2-hydroxyacid dehydrogenase encodes MNLAILDAATLGMDLDLTPFNKFGDVTIYQSTSNQELVSHGYNADILILNKFVLGEEEFKKLPNLKLVCLTATGYNNIDVEKAKIYNIRVTNVEGYSTNSVAQHTFSMLLYQLQHLKYYDEYIKSGSYQGSKTFTHIERSWTEISGKTWGIIGLGNIGRSVAKIAKSFGANVIYTSTSGVKREEEYTEVTLKELLTKSDIISIHAPLNSKTDNLISIKEFLLVKKNLIILNLGRGGIINEKALAHAIDNGLISGACIDVLTSEPVKDDNPLVNLKNKDKLFITPHIAWASIEARNRVVSEICENITSFLNGEERNWV; translated from the coding sequence ATGAATTTAGCAATTTTAGATGCAGCTACTTTGGGGATGGACCTGGATTTAACCCCATTTAATAAGTTTGGTGATGTTACCATATATCAATCAACAAGTAACCAAGAGTTAGTAAGTCATGGATACAATGCAGATATATTAATATTAAATAAATTTGTATTAGGTGAAGAGGAGTTTAAAAAACTTCCAAATCTAAAACTAGTTTGCCTAACTGCTACTGGATATAATAATATTGATGTAGAGAAGGCTAAAATCTACAATATCAGGGTTACCAATGTTGAGGGCTACTCAACAAATTCCGTTGCCCAACACACTTTTAGTATGCTTTTATACCAACTTCAACACCTAAAATATTATGATGAATATATTAAGAGTGGAAGCTACCAGGGTTCTAAAACATTTACCCATATAGAGAGAAGTTGGACGGAAATTTCAGGTAAAACTTGGGGTATAATTGGTCTTGGAAATATAGGCCGCAGTGTAGCTAAAATAGCCAAATCCTTTGGTGCAAATGTAATTTATACATCTACAAGTGGTGTTAAAAGGGAAGAGGAATATACAGAGGTAACTTTAAAGGAGCTATTAACAAAGTCAGATATTATATCAATCCATGCACCACTTAATAGCAAAACTGATAACCTAATATCAATTAAAGAGTTTTTACTTGTTAAAAAGAATTTAATTATATTAAACCTAGGTCGTGGTGGAATAATAAATGAGAAAGCCTTAGCCCATGCTATTGATAATGGACTAATTAGTGGAGCTTGTATTGATGTTTTAACATCAGAGCCGGTAAAGGATGATAATCCCCTTGTTAATCTAAAAAATAAAGATAAACTTTTTATTACCCCTCATATTGCCTGGGCAAGTATTGAGGCTAGAAACAGAGTAGTTAGCGAAATATGTGAAAATATTACTTCTTTTTTAAATGGAGAGGAGAGAAACTGGGTTTAA